Proteins encoded within one genomic window of Dyadobacter chenhuakuii:
- a CDS encoding 4-hydroxy-3-methylbut-2-enyl diphosphate reductase, with the protein MKTFNIPDFYRSRIITPIKEFRRKNDKLKRDYAPTLLDFGPVQFLIARHFGFCYGVENAIDIAYKAIAENPDKRIFLLSEMIHNPDVNRDLVDRGVRFIMDTKGNPLIPWEELNADDIVIVPAFGTTVENQQKLTELGINAYVYDTTCPFVEKVWNRAAQIGEKNYTIIVHGKPNHEETRATFSHSKENAPTVVVENMAQAERLAEYMKGTLPAEQFFQDFKGQYSNGFDPEKDLQRIGVVNQTTMLASDTQGIADFLKNVMIKHYSLRPEQVEDRFANTRDTLCYATNDNQDATYALLTHEADLVIVAGGYNSSNTTHLVELCEQKFPTYFIESVNKILDKQLIRHFNLHSKEEMVTENYLPQHTPARIMLTCGASCPDAVVEGILMRLLSFFEGSKDINEVMQQF; encoded by the coding sequence ATGAAAACGTTCAACATTCCTGATTTTTACCGGAGCAGGATCATTACGCCGATTAAGGAATTCCGCCGTAAAAATGACAAGCTGAAACGTGACTATGCACCTACATTGCTGGATTTCGGCCCGGTCCAATTTCTGATTGCGCGGCATTTTGGATTTTGCTACGGGGTTGAAAACGCCATTGACATTGCTTATAAGGCCATTGCTGAAAACCCGGATAAACGCATTTTCCTGCTCAGTGAAATGATCCATAACCCGGACGTAAACCGCGATCTGGTGGACCGGGGCGTGCGTTTTATCATGGATACCAAAGGAAATCCGCTCATTCCCTGGGAGGAACTGAATGCAGATGACATTGTGATCGTCCCCGCTTTCGGCACAACCGTCGAAAACCAGCAAAAACTGACCGAACTGGGCATTAACGCCTACGTTTATGATACAACCTGCCCGTTTGTAGAAAAAGTCTGGAACCGCGCTGCGCAGATCGGAGAGAAAAATTACACGATCATTGTCCACGGCAAGCCAAATCACGAAGAAACCCGCGCCACATTCTCGCATAGCAAGGAAAACGCGCCGACCGTTGTGGTTGAAAACATGGCGCAGGCCGAACGTCTTGCCGAATACATGAAAGGCACATTGCCAGCAGAGCAGTTTTTTCAGGATTTTAAAGGTCAGTATTCCAATGGCTTTGATCCGGAAAAAGATTTGCAGCGCATCGGCGTCGTGAACCAGACTACAATGCTGGCATCTGATACACAAGGCATTGCTGACTTTTTGAAAAATGTAATGATCAAACATTACAGCCTCCGTCCCGAACAAGTGGAAGATCGTTTTGCCAACACGCGCGACACATTATGCTATGCTACGAATGACAACCAGGACGCGACTTACGCCTTGCTCACGCATGAGGCTGATCTGGTGATCGTTGCCGGTGGTTATAACAGCTCCAACACGACACATTTGGTCGAGCTTTGCGAGCAGAAATTCCCGACTTATTTTATTGAGTCAGTTAATAAAATTTTGGATAAACAGCTGATCCGCCATTTCAACCTGCATTCCAAAGAGGAAATGGTGACAGAAAACTATCTCCCGCAACATACGCCTGCCCGCATTATGCTTACGTGCGGTGCTTCCTGCCCGGATGCAGTCGTAGAAGGTATTTTGATGCGCTTACTTTCATTTTTCGAGGGCTCGAAAGACATTAATGAAGTGATGCAGCAATTTTAA
- a CDS encoding RNA polymerase sigma factor: protein MKTHFYPDRHVELVERCKLGERKAQYELYKLYSKAMFNICMRILNHLGEAEDALQEAFVDAFTNLHQFRQQSTFGAWLKQIVVNKAINHMRSRKVKWVEIEEWQETAENIDRNESYFGMDEHETNLEVERVRNTVQKLPDGYRVVLSLYLFEGYDHEEIGEVLGISETTSRTQYMRAKRKLTEMLSK from the coding sequence TTGAAAACACATTTTTACCCTGACCGGCACGTCGAACTGGTGGAACGTTGTAAACTCGGTGAGCGCAAAGCGCAATACGAGCTTTATAAGTTGTATTCGAAAGCCATGTTCAACATCTGCATGCGGATATTGAATCATTTGGGGGAGGCAGAGGACGCTTTACAGGAAGCATTCGTGGATGCATTTACCAACCTGCACCAGTTTCGGCAGCAGTCGACATTCGGCGCCTGGTTGAAGCAGATCGTTGTCAATAAGGCGATTAACCACATGCGGAGCCGGAAAGTGAAATGGGTGGAAATTGAAGAATGGCAGGAAACGGCGGAGAACATCGACCGGAATGAAAGTTATTTCGGGATGGATGAGCATGAGACGAACCTGGAAGTGGAGCGCGTGCGCAACACGGTGCAGAAGCTGCCGGATGGTTACAGAGTGGTCTTGAGCCTTTACTTATTTGAAGGATACGATCACGAGGAAATAGGAGAGGTGCTGGGGATCAGCGAAACGACGTCAAGGACGCAATATATGAGAGCTAAAAGAAAACTCACAGAAATGCTTTCGAAATAG
- the bshC gene encoding bacillithiol biosynthesis cysteine-adding enzyme BshC, giving the protein MTLHSLDLRTTGQFPALLLDYLDQKPALESFYSIYPTLENAKEAIISKQNFDIEKRKTLVDVLEKQYTGLPYLPDFSILLKENTFTVTTGHQLNIFTGPLYIIYKIVTTVKLARALKEAYPEYNFVPIYWMATEDHDFEEIATFHLFGQTHKWTGEHKGAVGRLNPKELESILKQLPDKPMLFAKAYLENTTLADAVRCYMHELFGKQGLITLDADHADLKRHFLPIIKEELTDSVSEKLVTETTGKLNALGYHTPLHAREINLFYLADGLRERITRDGDNFQVLNTDITFTKSEILDLASKNPEFFSPNVVLRPLYEEVILPNLAYIGGPSEVPYWMQLKGVFEHFNVPFPMLMPRNFALYINHLQGKKVEKLKINYKDLFLDEVALRKTFVERNTQHILSLEDQKNAFNEIFEAILNKATAVDQTMHGAVKAEQTRLLNSLKHLEKRIIKAEERNHESEITQLISLKNKLFPNGIAQERYDNLLNFYINDPQFIEKLFDLFDPLDFRYNVLVEDK; this is encoded by the coding sequence ATGACCCTGCATTCCCTGGATCTTCGTACAACGGGCCAATTTCCTGCATTACTCCTTGATTATCTCGATCAAAAACCTGCATTGGAATCGTTTTACAGTATTTATCCGACTTTGGAGAATGCAAAAGAGGCCATCATTAGCAAGCAGAATTTTGATATTGAAAAGCGTAAAACGCTGGTTGATGTTTTAGAAAAACAATACACAGGACTTCCTTATCTGCCCGATTTTTCGATCCTTTTAAAGGAAAATACATTCACTGTCACAACAGGTCACCAGCTCAATATTTTCACCGGCCCGCTTTACATTATTTATAAAATCGTAACGACGGTAAAGCTTGCGAGAGCACTAAAGGAGGCTTATCCCGAATACAATTTCGTGCCCATTTACTGGATGGCCACGGAAGATCATGATTTTGAAGAAATTGCGACTTTTCATCTGTTTGGACAAACGCATAAGTGGACCGGCGAGCACAAGGGAGCTGTGGGCCGCCTGAATCCGAAGGAGCTGGAAAGCATTTTAAAGCAATTGCCGGATAAGCCCATGTTGTTTGCAAAAGCTTATCTCGAAAACACCACACTGGCCGATGCAGTGCGATGTTATATGCACGAATTGTTTGGAAAACAGGGCCTGATCACGCTTGACGCAGATCACGCAGATTTAAAACGGCACTTCCTGCCCATTATTAAGGAAGAACTCACCGACTCAGTTTCCGAAAAACTGGTCACAGAAACCACCGGCAAACTCAATGCACTGGGTTATCACACGCCGCTTCACGCACGAGAAATCAATCTTTTTTACCTGGCCGACGGACTTCGCGAGCGCATTACGCGTGACGGCGACAATTTCCAGGTTTTGAATACAGACATTACATTCACCAAGTCGGAAATCCTCGATCTGGCTTCTAAAAATCCCGAATTTTTCAGTCCGAATGTGGTTCTGAGACCATTATACGAAGAGGTAATCTTACCAAATCTTGCGTATATCGGCGGGCCGTCAGAAGTGCCTTACTGGATGCAGTTAAAAGGAGTTTTTGAGCATTTCAATGTACCCTTTCCCATGTTAATGCCGCGTAACTTTGCATTGTATATCAATCATTTGCAAGGGAAAAAGGTCGAGAAATTGAAGATCAATTACAAGGATCTTTTTCTGGATGAAGTTGCGTTAAGGAAGACATTTGTTGAGCGGAATACACAGCATATTTTAAGTCTGGAAGATCAGAAAAATGCGTTTAATGAGATTTTTGAGGCGATTTTAAATAAAGCAACCGCAGTGGACCAAACCATGCACGGAGCTGTCAAAGCCGAGCAAACGCGGTTACTGAATTCGCTGAAACATCTGGAAAAGCGCATTATTAAAGCCGAAGAGCGCAACCACGAGTCTGAGATTACGCAATTGATCAGCCTAAAAAACAAGCTGTTCCCGAACGGAATCGCCCAGGAACGCTATGATAATCTGCTGAATTTCTACATCAATGATCCGCAATTTATCGAAAAGCTGTTCGATCTTTTCGATCCGCTGGATTTCAGATACAATGTGTTAGTTGAAGATAAATGA
- a CDS encoding acyl-CoA dehydrogenase family protein — MAVAEANKTSIKGGEFLIKETLSSQIFIPEEFTEEQRMIADTCREFLGKEIWPILDEIDHAKSPELISGLMDKAGELGLLGTAVPEEYGGFGMNFNTSMLVAEATGAGNSFSVALSAHTGIGTLPILYYGNEAQKSKYLPKLATGEWKAAYCLTEPDSGSDANSGKTKAILTSDGQHYAITGQKMWITNGGFADVFIVFAKIEENGQTDKNLSAFIIEKSSGGITMNAPEHKMGIKGSDTRQIFFNDCLVPVENMLSERGNGFKIAVNILNIGRIKLAAAALGGAKRVTQQAIAYANERKQFGTAISQFGAIKHKLAEMATQMFASESASYRVGQNIDDLISTFQEKGMSDAESKLKALEELAIECAIMKVHGSEVLDFVVDEGVQIYGGMGFSADAPMDRAYRDSRINRIFEGTNEINRLLVVDMLLKRAMKGQIDLMGPAMAVGKEIMSIPDFSMSEDETLFATEKKVIQNLKKAALMVAGAAVQKFMMKLSEEQEIIMNLADMVIEIYAAESVLLRVEKRIELLGVDANKLHQDMAIIYLHRAVEKVNNAGRAAITSFAESDELRVMLMGLKRFTKIEPVNLKDARRSVADELIAKNDYVF; from the coding sequence ATGGCCGTTGCAGAAGCGAATAAGACGTCTATTAAGGGAGGTGAATTTTTGATTAAAGAAACCTTATCGTCCCAAATTTTTATTCCTGAGGAGTTTACGGAAGAGCAGCGTATGATTGCAGACACTTGCAGGGAGTTTCTTGGCAAGGAAATATGGCCCATCCTGGACGAAATTGATCATGCAAAAAGTCCCGAGCTGATTTCAGGATTGATGGACAAAGCCGGTGAGCTGGGCTTGCTGGGAACGGCCGTTCCGGAGGAATATGGCGGTTTTGGCATGAACTTCAACACTTCCATGCTCGTTGCGGAGGCCACCGGCGCAGGGAATTCATTCTCCGTCGCACTTTCGGCGCACACGGGCATCGGCACATTGCCGATCCTTTACTACGGAAATGAAGCACAAAAAAGCAAATATCTTCCCAAGCTCGCGACGGGTGAATGGAAAGCAGCATATTGTTTAACAGAGCCGGATTCGGGCTCGGATGCCAACTCTGGTAAAACCAAAGCGATACTCACTTCCGACGGTCAACATTATGCCATTACCGGCCAGAAAATGTGGATTACCAATGGCGGTTTTGCAGATGTGTTTATTGTGTTTGCCAAAATTGAAGAAAACGGACAAACTGATAAGAACCTGAGCGCCTTCATCATTGAAAAGTCATCCGGCGGCATTACAATGAATGCACCGGAACATAAAATGGGGATTAAGGGCTCGGATACGCGGCAGATCTTCTTCAATGATTGCCTGGTTCCCGTCGAAAACATGCTTTCAGAACGCGGAAACGGCTTTAAGATCGCAGTTAACATTCTTAATATCGGGCGGATCAAATTGGCTGCGGCAGCATTAGGCGGTGCCAAAAGAGTAACGCAACAGGCCATTGCATATGCCAATGAAAGGAAACAATTTGGCACGGCTATCTCCCAATTTGGTGCGATAAAGCATAAGCTGGCGGAAATGGCTACGCAAATGTTTGCCTCCGAATCAGCTTCTTACCGCGTTGGGCAAAACATTGATGACCTGATTTCCACCTTTCAGGAAAAAGGGATGTCAGACGCGGAATCTAAACTGAAAGCACTGGAAGAATTAGCCATTGAATGTGCCATTATGAAAGTACATGGCTCAGAAGTGCTTGATTTTGTGGTGGATGAAGGCGTTCAAATCTACGGCGGCATGGGCTTTTCCGCAGATGCGCCTATGGACCGGGCTTACCGCGACAGCCGTATTAACCGGATTTTTGAGGGAACCAATGAGATCAACAGGCTCCTCGTCGTGGATATGCTCCTGAAACGCGCCATGAAAGGCCAGATCGATCTGATGGGGCCCGCGATGGCGGTTGGAAAAGAAATTATGTCCATTCCTGATTTCAGCATGAGCGAAGACGAAACGCTCTTTGCAACTGAGAAAAAAGTCATTCAAAATCTTAAAAAAGCAGCCTTAATGGTGGCGGGTGCGGCCGTTCAGAAATTCATGATGAAACTTTCCGAAGAGCAGGAAATTATCATGAACCTGGCCGACATGGTGATTGAAATTTATGCTGCTGAATCGGTGCTGTTACGGGTTGAAAAACGGATTGAGTTGCTTGGAGTTGATGCCAATAAGCTGCACCAGGATATGGCTATCATTTACTTGCACCGCGCTGTTGAGAAGGTAAACAATGCCGGAAGAGCTGCCATCACAAGCTTTGCAGAAAGCGATGAGCTGCGGGTGATGCTGATGGGATTGAAACGGTTTACGAAAATTGAACCGGTTAACCTCAAAGATGCGCGCCGCAGCGTTGCTGATGAACTGATTGCCAAGAATGATTATGTTTTTTGA
- a CDS encoding putative Ig domain-containing protein — translation MHHSTYGSKLLTKLFFVVLAWTISFQTLYAQTSPGTTEADNQRYLALMLLNVLDKDEKGPELDLIRSAHAYGLNAVYLTIPWDKIYYTSPTDKPLWDKFDQQIKTATDLGMKVALRIHLGRHSTRIKGFWEPSDSHMSSTGKPVISGYQDTSFGFDNDAISAKAQAFVKETVTRYKYLQTNKQLLFVSITTTGTQEGEYPGSLIENGKESPAVYDYSRSMITGFREFLISHYKKLQRLNYLWGINHKNFEEVLPPATPWEPSESFRQRAGKDWYIYRHLVLKRFTEQMITAVKSVDPNVKFVSDYGSVFDRISSVRGTLGFRSLNEKSNGIKINDDLATHDHRWSVDIIKSTAPANFIIANELFINTVFDNNAHLRQINENFAHGANVVAVVASVQSTMSRAEPFLRQAAQTWLSQPMKPIVYTDSVSYRLSAAVEKSGPMNVVYDEWRKRAYADPNNPKPVYIGLNEDILAPEYWDDASNYPPYVFKPVPMQIIAVNKDFAYKLPIDTFSDVDGTVVRMEVGTLPSWLKFENGQLRGRPATLGDYRIQVKGIDDEGGVTEAFLTVRVDTRENANKPPTVDASFSNQTIAVNEPFSLPINDGAFEDADGEVTKIEASELPGWLKFSNGVLTGTPPSLGEFRISLKAYDDLNAFVETYFTIKVVEKQFLNAPPYAAGSLPVKYGQLNMPFNYILPTEIFGDPDGYISSITLQNRPSWLNFALNTFSGTPTVEGEYRLIIRAYDNAGAYVEVPFILIVEIPKFRFELVQGGSKVDQRVIRKLTGDDVLAHSDLPSSLNIYAHGNFDYDKVDFSLTGPYNRKSQTKNFPFALYENASGFAPYIGRYTLTVTATKEDSAIVTNSIQFSISYGDSINITKDLEDWRFFPNPVESVFNVKLPAGLDANDISYELITVSGKKIDFPKEFVTVSDDLANIDLSRLYISSGIYVVRLHSNGTVLKQFKIFKK, via the coding sequence ATGCACCATTCTACGTACGGGTCTAAATTGCTCACGAAGCTATTCTTTGTGGTTTTGGCTTGGACTATCTCTTTTCAAACGCTCTATGCCCAGACCAGTCCCGGAACGACCGAGGCGGACAACCAGCGCTATCTGGCACTGATGCTACTTAATGTGTTGGATAAAGACGAAAAGGGCCCTGAGCTGGATCTGATCAGATCGGCACATGCGTACGGATTGAATGCGGTTTATCTTACCATTCCCTGGGATAAGATCTATTATACCTCACCGACAGACAAGCCGCTTTGGGACAAATTCGACCAGCAAATCAAAACAGCCACGGATTTGGGAATGAAAGTGGCGCTGCGCATTCACCTGGGCAGGCATAGCACGCGGATCAAGGGCTTTTGGGAACCTTCAGACAGCCATATGAGCTCCACGGGCAAGCCGGTGATCAGTGGATATCAGGATACTTCATTTGGATTTGATAATGATGCGATCTCGGCAAAAGCACAAGCATTTGTCAAGGAAACGGTTACGCGATATAAATATCTTCAGACCAACAAACAGCTGTTATTCGTTTCCATAACCACCACCGGAACGCAGGAAGGCGAATATCCGGGCAGTCTGATCGAAAATGGCAAGGAAAGCCCTGCGGTGTACGATTATTCCAGGTCCATGATAACCGGGTTCAGGGAGTTTTTGATATCACATTATAAAAAACTCCAGCGCCTCAATTATTTATGGGGGATCAATCACAAGAATTTCGAGGAGGTGTTACCGCCTGCAACGCCCTGGGAACCGTCGGAATCCTTCCGTCAGCGTGCTGGTAAGGACTGGTACATTTACCGTCACCTTGTCCTGAAGCGTTTTACAGAGCAAATGATTACGGCTGTTAAGTCGGTTGATCCGAACGTCAAATTTGTATCTGACTATGGCTCTGTTTTTGACAGAATTTCCAGTGTACGGGGAACGTTGGGTTTCAGGAGTTTAAATGAAAAATCTAATGGTATCAAAATCAATGATGACCTTGCCACGCACGATCACAGATGGTCCGTTGATATTATTAAAAGCACAGCTCCTGCCAACTTTATAATTGCTAATGAGCTGTTTATCAACACTGTATTTGATAACAATGCTCATTTAAGACAGATCAACGAGAATTTCGCTCACGGCGCAAATGTGGTTGCCGTTGTCGCATCCGTACAGAGCACCATGTCAAGGGCCGAGCCTTTCCTGCGGCAGGCTGCTCAGACCTGGCTTAGCCAGCCAATGAAACCCATTGTTTATACCGATTCCGTGAGTTACAGGCTTTCGGCAGCTGTGGAAAAAAGCGGGCCGATGAACGTTGTTTACGACGAATGGAGAAAACGTGCTTACGCCGATCCGAATAACCCAAAACCGGTTTATATTGGTCTGAATGAAGACATTCTTGCTCCTGAATATTGGGACGATGCATCTAATTACCCACCGTATGTGTTCAAGCCGGTGCCGATGCAGATCATTGCGGTTAACAAAGATTTCGCTTACAAGCTGCCTATTGATACTTTTTCTGATGTCGACGGAACGGTTGTGAGAATGGAGGTCGGCACTTTGCCATCCTGGCTGAAATTTGAAAACGGTCAGCTGAGAGGACGGCCAGCAACGCTTGGGGATTACCGCATTCAGGTAAAAGGAATTGATGATGAAGGCGGTGTCACGGAAGCATTTCTGACTGTTCGTGTGGACACGCGTGAAAATGCCAATAAGCCACCAACGGTAGATGCCAGTTTTTCAAATCAGACTATTGCTGTAAACGAGCCATTTTCACTGCCCATCAACGATGGCGCATTTGAGGATGCAGATGGTGAAGTGACCAAAATAGAAGCAAGCGAGCTTCCAGGCTGGCTTAAATTTTCAAATGGTGTCCTGACCGGAACGCCGCCTAGCTTGGGTGAATTTCGCATTAGTTTGAAAGCATATGACGATCTGAATGCGTTTGTGGAAACCTATTTCACGATTAAAGTCGTCGAAAAACAGTTCCTTAATGCGCCGCCTTATGCAGCTGGTTCATTACCGGTCAAGTATGGCCAGTTAAACATGCCGTTTAACTACATTTTACCCACAGAAATCTTTGGTGATCCCGACGGGTATATTTCTTCCATAACATTACAAAACCGCCCATCCTGGCTCAACTTCGCACTCAATACATTTTCCGGAACGCCAACAGTTGAGGGAGAATACAGGCTCATTATCAGGGCTTACGATAATGCAGGAGCATATGTGGAAGTGCCGTTTATACTGATCGTTGAAATCCCCAAGTTCCGTTTCGAACTGGTGCAAGGCGGAAGCAAAGTGGATCAGCGTGTCATCAGGAAACTCACGGGCGATGACGTCCTCGCGCACAGCGATTTGCCATCCTCCCTGAATATCTATGCACACGGAAATTTTGACTACGACAAAGTTGATTTCAGTTTAACAGGTCCGTATAACAGGAAATCACAAACGAAAAATTTTCCGTTTGCACTTTATGAAAATGCCAGCGGATTTGCACCTTATATCGGCCGGTACACCCTCACGGTCACTGCAACGAAAGAGGATTCGGCGATTGTCACAAACTCGATCCAGTTCAGCATTTCCTACGGCGATTCTATCAACATTACAAAAGACCTGGAAGACTGGCGTTTTTTCCCGAATCCGGTGGAAAGCGTTTTTAATGTGAAGCTCCCGGCCGGTTTGGACGCTAATGACATTTCCTACGAGCTGATTACAGTTTCAGGGAAAAAGATTGATTTTCCAAAGGAATTTGTCACTGTTTCCGATGACCTGGCCAACATTGATCTTTCCAGATTATACATTTCTTCGGGCATTTATGTCGTCCGTCTGCACAGCAACGGCACGGTCTTAAAACAGTTTAAAATCTTCAAAAAGTAA
- a CDS encoding glycosyltransferase — translation MNNVKKKILFFTPYATRTGSEMMLLYIVNKIDRSRFDIGIVSFANGELLKEFPSDIPVFIAPKTFNMVEKISFHLGIHPTLKYLRKLAKDFKADFWYVNTTMMPETIVVAKEFSIPVITHFHEMPLTYTYLSSPDFKSIIDYSSLLIGCSQTTCEPIRDAGGKNVELLYSFIDHTLVKKDEKRTAELKRALGIPADDFVWILSGMTSERKGFDMLPDLAQELNDPRVHLIWVGASIDDGLVYYTEQRCRNSKSATKIHLVGKQKEDYYNYLNMGNGFLLTSRQDPFPLVMIEAALLGKPIVSFPSGGVSEFVKEGMGIVTQDISIKQMVKGIRSVMSGETATSSEKSIEVASQFNVDNGYRNWIELIDKNY, via the coding sequence ATGAACAACGTTAAGAAAAAGATCCTCTTCTTTACTCCTTATGCAACGCGGACAGGGTCGGAAATGATGCTGCTTTATATCGTGAACAAAATTGACCGAAGCCGCTTTGATATCGGCATTGTCAGTTTTGCAAATGGTGAATTATTGAAAGAGTTCCCCTCGGACATTCCCGTTTTTATAGCGCCTAAAACTTTCAATATGGTGGAAAAGATCTCTTTTCACCTCGGGATTCATCCTACATTAAAATATCTCAGAAAACTGGCAAAGGATTTCAAGGCTGATTTTTGGTATGTAAATACAACGATGATGCCCGAAACGATTGTGGTTGCCAAGGAATTTTCCATTCCGGTGATCACACATTTTCATGAAATGCCGTTGACATACACCTATTTAAGTTCACCGGATTTCAAAAGCATTATCGATTATTCAAGCCTGCTTATCGGCTGCTCGCAAACAACCTGTGAGCCGATCAGAGATGCCGGCGGAAAAAATGTGGAGCTGCTTTATTCCTTTATCGATCACACGCTCGTAAAAAAAGACGAAAAGCGCACCGCCGAGTTGAAACGTGCATTAGGCATTCCGGCCGATGATTTTGTATGGATCCTGTCAGGAATGACCTCGGAAAGAAAAGGTTTTGATATGTTACCCGATCTTGCACAAGAACTTAACGATCCGCGCGTTCACCTGATATGGGTGGGAGCAAGCATTGATGACGGGCTCGTTTACTACACAGAACAACGTTGCAGGAATTCGAAATCGGCGACGAAAATTCACCTTGTCGGAAAGCAGAAAGAAGATTATTATAATTACCTTAACATGGGAAATGGGTTTTTACTCACGTCCCGGCAGGACCCGTTTCCTTTGGTGATGATTGAAGCTGCGCTGCTCGGTAAGCCTATTGTTTCATTCCCTTCTGGTGGTGTTTCGGAATTTGTAAAAGAGGGCATGGGCATTGTTACTCAGGATATTAGTATCAAACAAATGGTAAAAGGAATCCGCTCGGTAATGAGTGGGGAAACGGCAACCAGCAGTGAAAAAAGCATTGAAGTAGCCAGTCAGTTCAACGTGGACAATGGTTATAGAAACTGGATCGAATTAATAGATAAAAATTATTAG
- a CDS encoding glycosyltransferase family 2 protein: MDVSIIIINYRTPQLIINCLDSIHKFTSGISFEIIVVDNDPENGGGELVRRAYPEITWINAPSNDGFGIANNRGMAVARGKYFLLLNADTLITDNVIHRCYERLNVRTDIIACGALQYYADGTPMPFYQSFNDFRRTFFILPISNTVDRVVKKLYPDPQHADPDQYDWLVGAFIFLRREGFEKTGGFSDDFFMYGEDVEWSGRLGKLGKLCYFKDCKFIHLENNNPFRRTNISWINRFSTQMQISNFLWVRKQYGMFQYLLLIAHYIFMIPVIYGWKMAFNLKKDGNPFTELRTQHIYVRKTRVILKYFWRTLLLKKGLYKIKPEENIDLLTAVHEQR; encoded by the coding sequence ATGGATGTATCCATTATCATTATCAATTATCGGACGCCTCAGCTCATAATCAATTGTTTAGACTCTATTCATAAGTTTACTTCAGGCATTTCTTTTGAGATTATTGTTGTTGATAATGATCCGGAAAACGGTGGTGGCGAATTAGTAAGAAGGGCATATCCGGAGATTACATGGATTAACGCGCCTTCTAACGACGGTTTTGGGATTGCTAATAACAGGGGAATGGCCGTAGCAAGAGGAAAATATTTCCTGCTGCTGAATGCGGATACATTAATTACCGATAATGTCATTCACCGCTGCTACGAACGCCTGAATGTGCGAACCGACATTATCGCATGCGGCGCACTACAATATTACGCCGACGGCACGCCAATGCCTTTTTACCAAAGTTTTAACGACTTCCGCCGCACATTTTTCATCCTTCCGATCAGTAATACCGTAGATAGGGTTGTGAAAAAGCTTTATCCCGATCCCCAACATGCCGATCCTGACCAGTATGACTGGCTTGTGGGCGCTTTCATTTTTCTTCGCAGGGAAGGATTTGAGAAAACAGGCGGGTTCAGTGATGATTTCTTTATGTATGGCGAAGATGTGGAATGGTCGGGGCGGCTTGGGAAGCTGGGGAAGCTTTGCTATTTCAAAGACTGCAAGTTCATTCACCTGGAAAACAACAATCCTTTCCGGCGGACAAATATTTCCTGGATCAACCGTTTCAGCACGCAAATGCAGATTTCCAACTTCCTTTGGGTGAGAAAACAATACGGAATGTTCCAGTATTTGCTGCTCATTGCGCATTACATTTTCATGATCCCCGTTATTTACGGCTGGAAAATGGCTTTTAATCTAAAAAAAGACGGAAACCCATTCACAGAACTACGCACGCAGCATATATATGTGCGCAAGACACGGGTAATCCTGAAATATTTCTGGCGAACACTCCTATTGAAAAAAGGGCTCTATAAGATAAAGCCCGAAGAAAATATTGATCTGCTAACAGCTGTACATGAACAACGTTAA